The window AATAACTCTCGCTAGAAGAACCTAATAACTTTGGTTATCAAGTTTTTCACATGATACAATGAGTGGTAGTAAGAGGAAGTATGCAAACCTCTCTTCTatttctctaaataatattaaactgaccTTGAGGTAAAGAATACCTAAATCTAGTTAgtgaactttgatttttttttacttgcaataTTTCGAGTCgttatttcaaaaaattgttgtcaTTATAGTTTATCTTCTAATAAATATCAATCAACTGTGCACTGTTTGAAAACGGCAGGCTAAAATATCGAAACAGAACGATAAGTGAAAACTGACGTATAGCATCGCTTTCTTCTCTGTAAAGTTTCCCGATGTTTTTTTCGTAGTTATGACACGAGATGACATTTTGGCCAATAGCATATTGTTTTTCCTGGCTGGCTACGACACAACAGCCAGTGCATTAACCTACTGTGCGTCTTGTTTGGCTCTCAACCAAGAGTGCCAAGAGAAACTGATCCAAGAAATTGATCACATCTGGGAAGAACACGTAAGTTACGTCTGTAACCAGTTTTAATTTAACCAAGAAGTGAGTGAATTTTGAATAATACGTCTTCGAGAAATTTTAAGGCACTGATATAATGTGAAGATATTAGTGTATGTGTGTGGGTATATATAATAGACGTGAatatagaaaaaagaaatactaagtttaatgtttttcttacCAGCAAAAATTCAAATTTGTTGGTCCTTATTAAATCTGTTACCTTGTTTCTAATTTAGTATCTGTTTTGATTGTTTTGTCTAAGTTGGAAAGTCACCTATGCTTTTGGGTGATATGGCCGAAGacgttttcatttcaaaataaaatttatgctCTCACACAAGTGGCATAATTTTACAGCTTACACGGTACGTTCATGTATGTGTTGCGACAgacatcaataacaaatacatatatatacttacattacattatTGTATGTTGACAGTTAGTTTTGTCATGAACATTGTAGTGCAACGGaacttaattaatatatatatatatatgttatattgtttgtttgtttgttttttgcaattcgcacaaagctactcgagggctatctatggtagccgaccctaatttagtagtgtaagactagagtgaaggcacctagtcatcaccacccaccgccagctcttgggctattcttttaccaacgaaaagtgggattgaccgtcacatcataacacccccacggctgaaagggcgagcatgtttggcgcgacggggatgcgaacccgcaaccctcagattacgagtcgcacgccttaacgcttggccatgccggggccccatttgttatatatatatatatttcaagctTCCTATTACAAtggtatattttaatgtttatattgcaCTATTAAGTTTGAAAGACCCATAGTAACTATAGTATCTTTTAAATGAATATCTTAATCTGTAGTtcgtttgataaaatatttgcaCTGCGCTTTATTTTCTAGTACTATATTGACATATGTGTGTCTAATATCTATAGCTTAATAGCACCAAAGTGAAATATGTTTTACTTATGAGAGATAAAACattcagtataaaaacaaatgtgtattttacaTGTTTGAACactgtttaattttctttctgaagtttCGTCGATTTTACATAATCGTTTCTATTCTGTAGTCGTCACTGAAAATTTTCAACTggtaatatttcattctttttcttCGTTTGTTACCACAGCTGCCTCGATGCACCTGATATGTAAGTTTACTACAAAGATATGTGAGAAAACCAAACTGTTTATTTTCAGGGTGGAATTAACTACGAACAGATAGGGAAAATGGTCTACCTTGATTGTGTTTTGTCAGAGACGTTACGACTCCACACAATCGCCTCCTTGTAAGTAGAGTTATAAGTTAAACTGTTCTAATGAAAAATATTCAGGTgacacatatttatttttatgtaactacATTTTCATATCCTCACCAGCTTCGAGAGAAGGGCTAACATTTACTAAGAGTTAGGAGACATGGAAGTCGCGATACCAAAAGGGACCATCGTCCAAATTCCTATCTACGCAATTCACCATGACCCAAAGTATTATCCTGAGCCTAACATCTTCGACTCGGAAAGGTTCGTTTTCTCCTCTATGTCGAAGTATTTCCTTTaaggtatataaaaatattattattaataatttgggcaacatatatcatttaaaaatgaGAGATATGCCAGTAATAAGTTAGTAAATGGCGTTGCAACATTAGATTCCAGCGGTAATCCGGGTGACTTATGGAATGATGTCATTGTTTTCTTAAACCTCTTCGATTCTGATAAATCAATTTTGTAGTATTCATCAAAATGTCCCCCACTTCAGTGTTTCGTaaactaaaaatagtttatttatattttaaacatcacGTTCATCGGTTTTATTGTAGGTTCCTTCCAGAGAACAAGAAACGTCGTCACCCTGATACTTACTTAACATTTGGTGCTGGTCACAGGAACTGCTTGGGAATGAGATTCGCTTTGTTAGAAGCCGCTCCCCGCTAGTTCagctgtatgtctccggatttacaacgctaaaattaggggttcgattcctctcggtgggctgagcagatagctctttgtggctttgctgtacgaaaaaacacataaacacttGTTAGAAGCTAAACTCTGTCTCGCTCATGTACTGAGAAACTTCCGTTTCTACCGTTGCTCAGAGACCAAGGTAGGACACTTTTCGATCCTTTTAATTGTCGATATACAGTGACTCTTAAGTGTTTATAAGTCATTTGAAGaagtatataaacatattaactACGAAACCTGTATAATTGTGTGATTTTGAATGTGCAAGCGAATCAGCACGTgaggaaaaagaagaaaaaaaaactaaaacaacaataacactgCAGCTAGTTGGCGTAAACCAATTTATGTCAACAGACCCGAGAACAACacattattattgattattgacctgttaaaatggttaaaaagatacaaaatctGAGACTTTCACAGATTTGTCCATTGTTTAACCTGGAATGagctgttttttttctgtattaaatgaGCAAATTTCTATTCCAAAGTTCTCAAgcttttaaatcttttatttgtaTGCTGTaaaacgcaaagctgcacgatagATTGTCTGTACTATTCCAACTTCGTGTATTTAAACCAGATTATTAGTCTTATAAGCCTATCGTGAGAGGGGAGAGAAgctttttgtttttatcacactTTTATATAATCACTTTGTCATAACTCataataaataaagttgtaatttaGAAACACTTTGTACTGTACACAAATGTCAGGAGACCATAGTGTTCCTCTTGACTGGCACAACTTTCATCTTCTCTTctcttaataataaatattttgaaactgataCACTATTCTATTCAATTAGAATTTCCCAAAGTGAATGTCCATACCACTTCAAAGTGATTTCACAAGTctttcctttaaaaaattaaacctaaaaACACGAAATTTTTTCGTTAAGTTTGTTGTCGTAAAACTAATAATTCCGTTTTCCTCCTATTACTAATTCAAGAGCCAAGAGTAAAAGACACGTTAGTTATCGTAGAATAAGCTACagtgaaaaatgaatatattgtaACAGAGCTAAGCTAGGTTTAAATTAGAATATAGATCATTCATTTTGCTAAATAAATTTTCGTATTTTTTAACAGGTACCActtgaatattataataaactagAACTAATTTAAGCCAAGCAGGTGTCGTTAATAATTGAAAAACGTGCAGAAGTGTGGTCTCAGTAGTTCTTGTCCTGTCACTCTATGCATGTAAACGTAGTTACACAATGTGCCCGTAATGTGGTGTATTCCATTTTTGAAATTACATCCGTTAAAACTGAACTGAATATCGTTTAACTGATcacacaaaacaatttaaattagaAGCTGTGCTGAGTTTGTCACGTACttaaatgttatgaataaaaGAATTTTAGTATCAAAATTCTTTTTTCtcagtgtttttgtgttttaaagtgcAGATGCTGTAAGTGCCTTGGATTCCCTTCAAAgtttaaatgtcaaaattaaagCACAGATTTAGAATGTAAGATGCAAAACAGCTGTTGTTCGAAACAGAAATCGGTCACTTAATTTTGGAATAACAGTGACACCACAACTCTTCATTATAACAgttgaacaacaaaaataattagcTGTTAGTGCAAGGTACAGTCTTGCTGGTGTACTTCAAGTGTCATCAAAGCTAGTCACTGTCCTTGACAATTTAAACTACACCCgtgttgtaaattgttttcactGTGCCTGGAAGGAAGCTGTTTCAGCTCGTAGCTCTTGACCCTGAAGCTGATACATAAAGAAAGGAGGAGCATTAACCTTCCTAGTAAGATTGACACTTCAAACGGTAACGAAACATACAGTATCACGTGTCATCACTTAGGAATCCAACatgccatgggggtgttataatgtgcagtcaatcccactattcgttgattacagtagcccaagagttggtggtgggtgtgaTAAagtcgctgccttccctctagtcttacaatactccATAATAAACAGCGAGTTCAgctaattcaaaaacaaaacaaattgtcatCTCTTAGCTTACAAAGGAATGACTGATTAGGCCACTGTTTAGAAACTGATGAAACAAGCAATATGTACTGCGTGCCAAGACACTCGCAAACCGTCTTGCACTCTTTCAACGTCTTCTAGAATGAGCCTAGCAATTGAAACAACTTCATACttgttaaaatttacagaaaatattaacgtCTTTATAGGAAATGTTTCACAAGATTTGCTGTCTATTGGATACGTACCATAATTTATCTTGGATGAGCATCCAGTCTATGTTTGatattacgatttcaagtagCATATCattgagttaaattgtaattcagACAATTTAATGTCGATAAGTATAAAATTTAATCATTTCTAGCAAAACTAATacacagttttatgttttaatattttatttgtatattttaatttacaaacaataccgagtcttCCATTTTGTCaggaactggatattttattgaCTGTTCACAATGAGCAAAATAAATCTGAGTTGATGGAGGTACAATTCACTTCATTAACGAGTAGCTAGCTACCTCTTCGGTAATCACACAcgagtttttcaccgctgaagttgtacaatgttttcgtaaaaatactaacgtctggTGTTAATCCATTGCAATTAAAcggttttttaatgttaaaaatctataaacgttttggtcaaatatttgtactttttctGATTTGCAagtattaatcacagttatacCTTCTGAcatttatagtataccaactgtatcAAACCAAAAATGCATACTGTTTTTTGGCGCGCTTTG of the Tachypleus tridentatus isolate NWPU-2018 chromosome 13, ASM421037v1, whole genome shotgun sequence genome contains:
- the LOC143236189 gene encoding cytochrome P450 3A19-like; translation: MEVAIPKGTIVQIPIYAIHHDPKYYPEPNIFDSERFLPENKKRRHPDTYLTFGAGHRNCLGMRFALLEAAPR